The Triticum aestivum cultivar Chinese Spring chromosome 3A, IWGSC CS RefSeq v2.1, whole genome shotgun sequence genome includes a region encoding these proteins:
- the LOC123058003 gene encoding desmethyl-deoxy-podophyllotoxin synthase-like: MEGVRAEEVGHLLRSIAASDGAVVNVSEKVSALSNSVASRAFFGGKLAQQDVYLREFHQVMELMGGFCLVDLFPSSRLVRWLSNGERRMKKSYGSIRRIIEDVIERRKAERLAGGTEDEGLLDALLRMQEDSLVSPLTTDAIGTILFVSILTFFNSYSLLF; the protein is encoded by the coding sequence ATGGAGGGCGTCAGGGCGGAGGAGGTGGGCCACCTCCTCCGCTCCATCGCAGCCTCGGACGGCGCCGTCGTCAACGTCAGCGAGAAGGTGTCGGCGCTCAGCAACTCCGTCGCGTCGCGCGCATTTTTCGGCGGCAAGCTGGCGCAGCAGGACGTGTACCTGCGGGAGTTCCACCAAGTCATGGAGCTGATGGGAGGCTTCTGCCTCGTCGACCTCTTCCCGTCGTCCCGGTTGGTGCGGTGGCTGAGCAACGGCGAGCGCCGCATGAAGAAGAGCTACGGCAGCATCCGACGCATCATCGAGGACGTCATCGAGAGGCGCAAGGCTGAGCGCCTCGCCGGTGGCACCGAAGACGAGGGCCTGCTGGACGCGCTGCTCAGGATGCAGGAGGACTCGTTAGTATCACCGCTAACCACAGACGCAATAGGCACCATCTTATTTGTGAGTATTCTTACTTTTTTtaactcatactccctccttttctaa